A genomic region of Streptomyces sp. NBC_00247 contains the following coding sequences:
- a CDS encoding SURF1 family cytochrome oxidase biogenesis protein, protein MYRFLLTRQWVLVTLLVLVLIPTMVELGFWQLHRHQHKVAQNALIARNLSADPEPVQRLTSPGHTVPRADYWRTVTARGTFDTAHEVVVRRRTSDDGRIGVHVLTPMNLDGGGTVMVNRGWVESAADQSAFPDVPAAPKGDVTVTGRLMADETTDTSGIKDLKGLPDRQVMLINSAQQSALLSRPVLGGYIEMTAPAAAGNSPEQIATPDHDSIGPHMAYAVQWWLFAAGVPVGWTVLVRREKRDRAEAAAQAAAEGAGEPEPARV, encoded by the coding sequence GTGTACCGCTTCCTGTTGACCCGGCAGTGGGTGCTCGTCACCCTCCTCGTCCTCGTCCTGATCCCGACCATGGTCGAGCTGGGCTTCTGGCAGCTGCACCGCCACCAGCACAAGGTCGCGCAGAACGCCCTGATCGCGCGGAACCTCTCCGCCGATCCGGAGCCCGTCCAACGGCTCACTTCGCCCGGTCACACCGTGCCCCGCGCGGACTACTGGCGCACGGTCACCGCCCGGGGCACCTTCGACACCGCCCACGAGGTCGTGGTGCGCCGCCGTACCTCCGACGACGGCCGCATCGGGGTGCACGTCCTCACCCCGATGAACCTCGACGGCGGCGGCACCGTCATGGTGAACCGCGGCTGGGTCGAGTCCGCCGCCGACCAGTCGGCCTTCCCCGACGTACCGGCCGCCCCGAAGGGCGACGTCACCGTCACCGGTCGGCTGATGGCGGACGAGACGACGGACACCAGCGGCATCAAGGACCTCAAGGGACTGCCGGACCGCCAGGTCATGCTGATCAACAGCGCCCAGCAGTCGGCGCTGCTCTCCCGTCCGGTCCTCGGCGGCTACATCGAGATGACCGCGCCCGCGGCAGCGGGGAACTCGCCCGAGCAGATCGCCACCCCCGACCACGATTCGATCGGCCCTCACATGGCGTACGCCGTGCAGTGGTGGCTGTTCGCGGCCGGTGTGCCGGTCGGCTGGACGGTGCTGGTACGCCGGGAGAAGCGCGACCGTGCGGAGGCGGCGGCACAGGCCGCCGCGGAGGGGGCCGGGGAGCCGGAGCCCGCCCGCGTGTAG
- a CDS encoding DEDDh family exonuclease → MTMLDDRQTAAPWPAAYPQGYAVVDVETTGLARDDRIVSAAVYRLDSRGEIEDHWYTLVNPERDPGPVWIHGLTTEVLEGAPLFAEIAGQLSEYLTGRVLVAHNAAFDWSMIAREYARASVVAPVEQRLCTIALAKELRLPLPNHKLSSLASHFGVVQEQAHHALDDARVLAEAFRPSLRAAARDGVRLPLLECRPLTEWSDSPVRPKIGHQPSYGQNSWRPSRKRAACPYPNPGRYSADQPLKQGMRVAFSGDTSVDRELLEDRAVEAGLHIATSVSRLTSLLVTNDPDSATSKTVKAKSFGTPVVDEAAFTHLLRDVAPAAPQA, encoded by the coding sequence GTGACCATGCTCGACGACCGTCAGACCGCAGCGCCGTGGCCGGCCGCGTATCCCCAGGGGTACGCGGTCGTCGACGTGGAGACCACCGGACTCGCCCGCGACGACCGGATAGTGTCCGCCGCCGTCTACCGCCTGGACTCCCGGGGCGAGATCGAGGACCACTGGTACACGCTGGTGAATCCGGAGCGCGACCCGGGACCGGTGTGGATCCACGGCCTGACCACCGAGGTGCTCGAAGGCGCCCCGCTCTTCGCGGAGATCGCCGGGCAGCTCTCGGAGTACCTCACCGGCCGGGTGCTGGTCGCCCACAACGCCGCGTTCGACTGGTCGATGATCGCCCGTGAGTACGCGCGCGCCTCCGTGGTCGCCCCGGTCGAACAGCGGCTCTGCACCATCGCTCTGGCCAAGGAGCTGCGGCTGCCGCTGCCCAACCACAAGTTGTCCTCCCTGGCTTCGCACTTCGGGGTCGTCCAGGAGCAGGCGCACCACGCGCTGGACGACGCCCGGGTGCTGGCCGAGGCGTTCCGGCCGAGCCTGCGGGCGGCGGCGCGGGACGGGGTGCGGCTGCCGCTGCTGGAGTGCCGGCCGCTGACGGAGTGGTCGGACTCGCCGGTGCGGCCGAAGATCGGCCACCAGCCTTCGTACGGGCAGAACAGCTGGCGCCCCTCGCGGAAGCGGGCCGCCTGCCCGTACCCCAATCCGGGGCGGTACAGCGCGGACCAGCCGTTGAAGCAGGGCATGCGGGTGGCGTTCTCCGGGGACACCTCGGTCGACCGCGAGCTGCTGGAGGACCGCGCGGTGGAGGCCGGGCTGCACATCGCGACGAGTGTGTCGCGTCTCACCAGCCTGCTGGTGACCAACGACCCGGACTCCGCGACCTCGAAGACGGTCAAGGCGAAGTCGTTCGGTACGCCGGTGGTGGACGAGGCGGCCTTCACCCATCTGCTGCGGGACGTGGCACCGGCCGCACCACAGGCATAG
- a CDS encoding VIT1/CCC1 transporter family protein, with the protein MTDTQGAPQHDEPHDGALGTRLNWLRAAVLGANDGVVSTAGLVVGVAGATGDRSTLLTAGLAGLLAGSMSMAAGEYVSVSTQRDSEKAALATERRELRDEPEAELVELTDLLEGKGLSHEVAREAALQLTARDALRAHAEVELGIDPDELTNPWHAAGASFLAFTAGALLPLLAIVLPPSSYRLPVTVASVLVALTATGWWSARLGNAPVAPAVLRNAGGGAVAMGVTYAAGTLLGMAGV; encoded by the coding sequence GTGACGGACACCCAAGGCGCCCCGCAGCACGACGAGCCCCACGACGGGGCCCTCGGAACCCGGTTGAACTGGCTGCGGGCCGCCGTCCTCGGAGCCAACGACGGCGTGGTCTCCACGGCCGGCCTCGTCGTCGGTGTGGCGGGCGCCACGGGCGACCGGAGCACGCTGCTCACGGCGGGGCTCGCCGGACTGCTGGCGGGGTCGATGTCCATGGCCGCCGGGGAGTACGTCTCCGTCTCCACCCAGCGCGACTCCGAGAAGGCCGCCCTCGCCACCGAGCGCCGCGAGCTCCGCGACGAACCCGAGGCGGAACTGGTCGAGCTGACCGACCTCCTGGAGGGCAAGGGCCTCAGCCACGAGGTCGCCCGCGAGGCAGCCCTCCAGCTCACCGCACGCGACGCGCTGCGCGCCCACGCGGAGGTGGAGCTCGGCATCGACCCCGACGAGCTCACCAACCCCTGGCACGCGGCGGGCGCCAGCTTCCTCGCGTTCACGGCGGGCGCGCTGCTGCCGCTGCTCGCGATCGTGCTGCCCCCGTCTTCGTACCGGCTGCCGGTGACCGTGGCCTCGGTGCTCGTCGCCCTCACGGCGACCGGCTGGTGGAGCGCCCGCCTCGGCAACGCTCCGGTGGCTCCGGCGGTGCTGCGCAACGCGGGCGGGGGAGCGGTGGCGATGGGCGTCACCTACGCGGCGGGGACGCTGCTGGGGATGGCCGGGGTGTGA
- a CDS encoding sterol desaturase family protein, whose translation MEPNLPDVVLWSLPAFVLLALVEMISYRFHPDEDAAGYDTRDAATSVTMGLGSLGFDLLWKIPILAIYTAVYELTPLRVPVLWWTVLLMLLAQDLLYYWSHRGHHVVRLLWACHVVHHSSRKFNLTTALRQPWTSATVWPFYLPMVACGVHPAALAFCQSANLVYQFWVHTERVGKLPRPFEYVLNTPSHHRVHHASQGGYLDRNFGGILILWDRLFGSFTEEGERPVYGLTKNIATHNPLRVATHEYAAIARDVRAATSWSERAGRIFRGPGWQPATATATAATTAPAPRHPPVTGTAG comes from the coding sequence ATGGAGCCGAACCTGCCCGATGTCGTGCTGTGGTCCCTGCCGGCCTTCGTCCTGCTCGCCCTCGTCGAGATGATCAGCTACCGCTTCCACCCGGACGAGGACGCCGCCGGCTACGACACCAGGGACGCGGCCACCAGCGTCACCATGGGGCTCGGCTCGCTCGGCTTCGACCTGCTGTGGAAGATACCGATCCTCGCGATCTACACGGCGGTGTACGAACTCACCCCGCTGCGGGTCCCCGTCCTGTGGTGGACGGTCCTGCTCATGCTGCTCGCCCAGGACCTCCTCTACTACTGGTCCCACCGCGGCCACCACGTCGTCCGCCTGCTCTGGGCCTGCCACGTGGTCCACCACTCCAGCCGGAAGTTCAACCTCACCACCGCACTGCGCCAGCCCTGGACCTCCGCGACCGTCTGGCCGTTCTACCTGCCGATGGTCGCCTGCGGGGTGCACCCCGCCGCGCTCGCCTTCTGCCAGTCCGCCAACCTCGTCTACCAGTTCTGGGTGCACACCGAACGCGTCGGGAAGCTGCCCCGCCCCTTCGAGTACGTCCTCAACACGCCCTCGCACCACCGGGTGCACCATGCCTCCCAGGGCGGCTACCTGGACCGGAACTTCGGGGGCATCCTGATCCTCTGGGACCGGCTCTTCGGGTCGTTCACCGAGGAGGGGGAACGGCCCGTCTACGGCCTCACCAAGAACATCGCCACCCACAACCCGCTGCGCGTCGCCACCCACGAGTACGCGGCCATCGCCCGCGACGTCCGGGCGGCGACGAGCTGGAGCGAGCGCGCCGGACGGATCTTCCGGGGCCCCGGCTGGCAGCCCGCCACCGCGACCGCAACCGCCGCCACCACCGCCCCGGCCCCGCGACACCCCCCGGTCACCGGGACCGCCGGATGA
- a CDS encoding lysoplasmalogenase: MTGRAGAAPTGGTRAARAARAAPLLLAGYLVLSAADLGGLLAGADTAHLLAKPLLMPVLAAYAAVRGGPRWLIAALLFGWGGDVALMVDHDTAFLLGMGSFAAGHLCYLRLFGRARASRTAGCVYAALLAAVLVAMWGDLPAGMRLPMTGYSLLLATMAWRSGALGRYAAAGGALFLLSDSLIATGVADWPQPPAHDFLVMLTYIAAQLLLTTGAVGGVRGPRAAGAYRGKVETV; the protein is encoded by the coding sequence ATGACCGGCCGCGCCGGGGCAGCGCCCACGGGCGGGACGCGCGCCGCGCGGGCGGCCCGGGCCGCGCCCCTGCTGCTCGCCGGGTACCTGGTGCTGTCCGCAGCCGACCTGGGCGGGCTGCTGGCCGGGGCGGACACCGCCCACCTTCTCGCCAAACCGCTGCTGATGCCGGTGCTCGCCGCGTACGCCGCCGTCCGGGGCGGGCCCCGGTGGCTGATCGCCGCGCTGCTCTTCGGATGGGGCGGCGACGTGGCCCTGATGGTGGACCACGACACCGCCTTCCTCCTCGGCATGGGCTCCTTCGCCGCCGGACACCTCTGCTACCTCCGGCTTTTCGGCCGCGCGCGGGCCTCACGGACGGCGGGCTGCGTCTACGCGGCCCTGCTCGCCGCCGTCCTGGTGGCGATGTGGGGCGACCTGCCGGCCGGGATGCGCCTGCCGATGACCGGGTACAGCCTGCTGCTCGCCACCATGGCCTGGCGCTCCGGCGCCCTCGGCCGGTACGCCGCCGCAGGCGGGGCGCTCTTCCTGCTCTCCGACTCGCTGATCGCCACCGGGGTCGCCGACTGGCCGCAGCCGCCCGCCCACGACTTCCTCGTCATGCTCACCTACATCGCCGCCCAGCTCCTGCTCACCACCGGAGCGGTCGGGGGCGTACGGGGGCCCAGGGCGGCGGGGGCGTACCGTGGAAAGGTTGAAACCGTCTGA
- a CDS encoding zinc-dependent alcohol dehydrogenase family protein, with product MRATVIHAPHDIRVEDVPDPVVQQPTDAVVRVLRACICGSDLWAYRGESARKPGQRIGHEFLGIVEQAGSDVTGFRAGDLVVAPFVWSDGTCAYCADGLHTSCPQGGFWGSEGSDGGQGEAVRVPFADGTLVKLPAEAASDDRLLTALLALSDVLGTGHHAAVGAGVKPGSTVAVVGDGAVGLCGVMAAKRLGADRIIALGRHTARTDIARAFGATDVVAARGEEAVAAVRELTGGAGAHSVIEAVGTEQSMRTAFGIARDGGAVGYVGVPHGSGTGLDLGDMFNRNVALRGGVAPVRAYIPELLPDVLDGTIDPSPVFDLAVGLDEVPAGYRAMDERTALKVLVKP from the coding sequence ATGCGCGCCACCGTCATCCACGCCCCGCACGACATCCGGGTGGAGGACGTGCCCGACCCGGTCGTCCAGCAGCCCACCGACGCGGTGGTACGGGTGCTGCGCGCCTGCATCTGCGGCAGCGACCTGTGGGCCTACCGCGGCGAGTCCGCCCGCAAGCCCGGCCAGCGCATAGGCCACGAGTTCCTCGGCATCGTCGAGCAGGCCGGCTCCGACGTCACCGGGTTCCGGGCCGGCGACCTCGTCGTCGCCCCCTTCGTCTGGTCGGACGGCACCTGCGCCTACTGCGCCGACGGCCTCCACACCTCCTGCCCGCAGGGCGGGTTCTGGGGTTCCGAGGGCTCCGACGGCGGCCAGGGCGAGGCCGTCCGCGTCCCCTTCGCCGACGGCACCCTCGTCAAGCTCCCCGCCGAGGCCGCCTCGGACGACCGGCTGCTCACCGCGCTGCTGGCCCTCTCCGACGTCCTGGGCACCGGCCACCACGCCGCCGTGGGCGCCGGGGTGAAGCCCGGTTCCACCGTCGCGGTCGTCGGTGACGGCGCGGTCGGCCTCTGCGGCGTCATGGCCGCCAAACGCCTCGGCGCCGACCGGATCATCGCGCTCGGCCGCCACACCGCCCGTACCGACATCGCCCGCGCCTTCGGCGCCACCGACGTCGTCGCGGCGCGGGGCGAGGAGGCCGTGGCCGCCGTGCGTGAGCTGACCGGCGGCGCCGGCGCCCACAGCGTCATCGAGGCCGTCGGCACCGAGCAGTCCATGCGGACCGCCTTCGGGATCGCCCGCGACGGCGGGGCGGTCGGCTACGTCGGCGTCCCGCACGGCAGCGGCACCGGCCTGGACCTCGGCGACATGTTCAACCGCAACGTCGCCCTGCGCGGCGGGGTCGCCCCGGTCCGCGCCTACATCCCCGAGCTGCTCCCCGACGTGCTGGACGGCACCATCGACCCGTCGCCCGTCTTCGACCTGGCGGTGGGTCTGGACGAGGTGCCCGCCGGATACCGGGCGATGGACGAGCGCACCGCGCTGAAGGTCCTCGTCAAGCCGTAG
- a CDS encoding S8 family peptidase encodes MAHLASRRVTALALPLGLALTASLGVLPATAASAAPAPAVSLDGPELSYVVNTEGSRKTVEQVEKAVAKAGGTIVVAYDQIGVLVVHSQNPAFAQTVRRVRGVESAGATRTNPIVPQATTDVGAAAQPLTAAEAAGAAATATASQDPLEPLQWDLPAIKADKAQQINPGSRNVTAAVIDTGVDDTHPDLAPNFDAAASANCVSGAPDTTPGSWRPAAGESDHGTHVAGTIAAAKNGIGVTGVAPGVKVAGIKVATTDGFFYTEAVVCGFVWAAEHGVDVTNNSYYTDPWLYNCKNDPDQGALVESLGRATRYAERKGVVNVAAAGNSAHDLAADSIEDSTSPNDTVTEDRVIDPRTCLDIPSMLPGVVTVSATGAKGLKSSYSNYGYGVIDVAAPGGDSTVYQRPDAPATSGLILSTGVGGGYNYKAGTSMATPHVVGVVALIKSRHPHASAAAVKALLALEADATACGAPYDIDSDGTVDAVCEGGKAYNGFYGAGNVDALDAVRF; translated from the coding sequence ATGGCTCATCTGGCATCCAGGCGCGTGACGGCACTCGCGCTGCCCCTAGGACTCGCGCTCACCGCTTCCCTCGGCGTCCTGCCGGCCACCGCCGCCTCGGCCGCCCCGGCCCCGGCCGTGTCGCTGGACGGCCCGGAGCTCAGTTACGTCGTGAACACCGAAGGCAGTCGCAAGACCGTCGAGCAGGTCGAGAAGGCCGTCGCGAAGGCCGGCGGCACGATCGTCGTCGCGTACGACCAGATCGGCGTCCTCGTCGTCCACTCGCAGAACCCCGCGTTCGCCCAGACCGTCCGCCGGGTGCGCGGCGTCGAATCGGCCGGTGCCACGCGCACCAACCCGATCGTCCCGCAGGCGACCACCGACGTCGGCGCGGCGGCGCAGCCGCTCACGGCGGCGGAGGCGGCCGGTGCGGCGGCGACCGCGACCGCGTCCCAGGACCCGCTGGAGCCCTTGCAGTGGGACCTGCCCGCCATCAAGGCGGACAAGGCCCAGCAGATCAATCCGGGCAGCAGGAACGTCACGGCCGCGGTGATCGACACGGGCGTCGACGACACCCACCCGGACCTCGCCCCCAACTTCGACGCGGCGGCCTCCGCCAACTGCGTCTCCGGCGCCCCCGACACGACGCCGGGGTCCTGGCGCCCCGCCGCGGGCGAGAGCGACCACGGCACCCACGTCGCCGGAACCATCGCCGCCGCGAAGAACGGCATCGGCGTCACGGGCGTGGCCCCGGGCGTGAAGGTCGCCGGGATCAAGGTCGCGACCACGGACGGGTTCTTCTACACGGAGGCCGTCGTCTGCGGCTTCGTCTGGGCCGCCGAGCACGGCGTCGACGTGACGAACAACAGCTACTACACCGACCCGTGGCTCTACAACTGCAAGAACGACCCCGACCAGGGTGCCCTGGTCGAGTCGCTCGGCCGGGCCACCCGGTACGCGGAGCGCAAGGGTGTCGTGAACGTCGCGGCGGCCGGCAACTCCGCCCACGACCTGGCCGCCGACTCCATCGAGGACTCCACGAGCCCCAATGACACCGTCACCGAGGACCGCGTCATCGACCCGCGCACCTGCCTCGACATTCCGTCGATGCTGCCGGGCGTGGTGACCGTCTCCGCGACGGGGGCCAAGGGCCTCAAGTCGTCGTACTCGAACTACGGTTACGGCGTGATCGACGTGGCCGCCCCCGGTGGTGACTCGACGGTCTACCAGCGGCCCGACGCCCCGGCGACCAGTGGCCTCATCCTCTCCACGGGGGTCGGCGGCGGCTACAACTACAAGGCCGGTACGTCGATGGCGACCCCGCACGTCGTCGGCGTCGTTGCCCTGATCAAGTCGCGGCACCCGCACGCCTCGGCCGCCGCGGTGAAGGCGCTGCTGGCCCTGGAGGCCGACGCCACCGCGTGCGGAGCACCGTACGACATCGACAGCGACGGCACCGTCGACGCGGTCTGCGAGGGCGGCAAGGCGTACAACGGCTTCTACGGAGCCGGGAACGTGGACGCGCTGGACGCGGTCCGCTTCTGA
- a CDS encoding DUF485 domain-containing protein: MATDAPPPEGGTDTSPAQPTTEAYLEVQESAEFAELRHSHRSFAFPLTVAFVTWYLLYVLLCNYAGDFMGTRIVGNINVALVLGLAQFATTFLIAWLYSRHAATKLDPKAAAIKSRMEADA, translated from the coding sequence GTGGCTACCGATGCACCGCCGCCAGAGGGCGGTACGGACACCAGTCCGGCCCAGCCCACCACCGAGGCCTACCTCGAGGTGCAGGAGAGCGCGGAGTTCGCCGAACTGCGCCACTCGCACCGGTCGTTCGCCTTCCCGCTGACCGTCGCCTTCGTCACCTGGTACCTGCTCTACGTCCTGCTCTGCAACTACGCGGGCGACTTCATGGGCACCAGGATCGTCGGCAACATCAACGTCGCGCTCGTCCTCGGACTCGCCCAGTTCGCCACGACCTTCCTCATCGCGTGGCTCTACTCCCGCCACGCCGCCACCAAGCTCGACCCGAAGGCGGCGGCCATCAAGTCCCGTATGGAGGCCGACGCATGA
- a CDS encoding solute symporter family protein: MSAAQVAHPVVQLAAEGASDHRTLIITLFAVFVVATLFITVWAGRQTKSAADFYAGGRQFTGFQNGLAVSGDYMSAASFLGIAGAIALFGYDGFLYSIGFLVAWLVALLLVAEPLRNSGRYTMGDVLAYRMRQRPVRTAAGASTIVVSIFYLLAQMAGAGVLVSLLLGITSDGGKIAIVALVGLLMIVYVTIGGMKGTTWVQMVKAVLLIAGTLLITFLILLKFHFNISDLLGTAATNSGKGHAFLEPGLKYGATGTSKLDFLSLGIALVLGTAGLPHILIRFYTVPTAKAARKSVNWAIGIIGAFYLMTIVLGFGAAALLKPDDIVASNKAGNTAAPLAALEIGGGAGSTGGAVLLAVISAVAFATILAVVAGLTLASSSSFAHDIYANVIRKGKATEKEEVRAAKWATVAIGIVSIGLGAMARDLNVAGLVALAFAVAASANLPTILYSLFWKRFTTQGALWSIYGGLASSVLLVLFSPVVSSKPSSMFPDVDFAWFPLENPGLISIPLGFLLGLVGSLLSKEEPDKGKYAELEVKSLTGVAAH; encoded by the coding sequence ATGAGCGCCGCCCAGGTCGCGCACCCCGTCGTCCAGCTCGCCGCCGAAGGCGCGAGCGACCACCGGACGCTGATCATCACCCTCTTCGCGGTCTTCGTCGTCGCGACCCTCTTCATCACCGTGTGGGCCGGGCGCCAGACCAAGAGCGCCGCCGACTTCTACGCGGGCGGACGCCAGTTCACCGGCTTCCAGAACGGACTCGCCGTCTCCGGCGACTACATGTCCGCCGCGTCCTTCCTCGGCATCGCCGGAGCCATCGCGCTCTTCGGCTACGACGGCTTCCTCTACTCCATCGGCTTCCTGGTCGCCTGGCTCGTCGCCCTGCTCCTGGTCGCCGAACCCCTGCGCAACTCCGGCCGCTACACGATGGGCGACGTCCTCGCCTACCGCATGCGCCAGCGCCCCGTACGAACCGCCGCCGGCGCCTCCACCATCGTCGTCTCGATCTTCTACCTGCTCGCCCAGATGGCCGGCGCCGGTGTGCTCGTCTCGCTGCTGCTCGGCATCACCAGCGACGGCGGGAAGATCGCCATCGTCGCCCTGGTCGGCCTGCTCATGATCGTCTACGTCACCATCGGCGGCATGAAGGGCACCACCTGGGTGCAGATGGTCAAGGCCGTCCTGCTCATCGCGGGCACCCTGCTCATCACCTTCCTGATCCTGCTGAAGTTCCACTTCAACATCTCGGACCTGCTGGGCACCGCCGCCACCAACAGCGGCAAGGGCCACGCCTTCCTGGAACCCGGCCTGAAGTACGGTGCCACCGGGACCTCGAAGCTGGACTTCCTCTCCCTCGGCATCGCCCTGGTCCTCGGCACCGCCGGACTCCCGCACATCCTGATCCGCTTCTACACCGTGCCCACCGCCAAGGCCGCCCGTAAGTCCGTCAACTGGGCCATCGGCATCATCGGCGCCTTCTACCTGATGACGATCGTGCTCGGCTTCGGTGCCGCCGCGCTGCTCAAGCCGGACGACATCGTCGCCTCGAACAAGGCGGGCAACACCGCGGCCCCGCTGGCAGCCCTGGAGATCGGCGGCGGCGCCGGATCCACCGGCGGCGCCGTACTGCTCGCGGTGATCTCCGCCGTCGCCTTCGCCACCATCCTCGCCGTGGTCGCCGGGCTCACCCTGGCGTCCTCGTCGTCCTTCGCCCACGACATCTACGCCAACGTCATCCGCAAGGGGAAGGCGACGGAGAAGGAGGAGGTCCGCGCCGCCAAGTGGGCCACCGTCGCCATCGGCATCGTCTCCATCGGCCTCGGCGCCATGGCCCGCGACCTCAACGTGGCCGGACTGGTCGCCCTGGCCTTCGCCGTCGCCGCCTCCGCCAACCTGCCGACGATCCTCTACAGCCTCTTCTGGAAGCGGTTCACCACCCAGGGCGCTCTCTGGTCCATCTACGGCGGGCTCGCCTCCTCCGTCCTGCTGGTGCTCTTCTCGCCGGTCGTCTCCTCCAAGCCGTCCTCGATGTTCCCGGACGTCGACTTCGCCTGGTTCCCCCTGGAGAACCCCGGCCTGATCTCCATCCCGCTGGGCTTCCTGCTCGGCCTGGTCGGCTCCCTGCTCTCCAAGGAGGAGCCCGACAAGGGCAAGTACGCCGAGCTGGAGGTCAAGTCCCTCACCGGTGTCGCCGCGCACTGA
- the moaA gene encoding GTP 3',8-cyclase MoaA yields MLIDTYDRVATDLRVSLTDKCNLRCTYCMPEEGLQWLGKSELLSDEEIVRLVRISVELLGITEVRFTGGEPLLRPGLVGIVEQCAALTPRPRMSLTTNGIGLGRTAAALRAAGLDRVNVSLDTLRPDVFKTLTRRDRHRDVLDGLAAAHEAGLAPVKVNSVLMPGLNDDEAPELLAWAVEHGYELRFIEQMPLDAQHGWKRDGMITAGDILASLRTRFTLTAEDDGARGSAPAERWTVDGGPHRVGVIASVTRPFCRACDRTRLTADGQVRTCLFAREETDLRTALRSGAADEEIARLWRVAMWGKKAGSGLDDPSFLQPDRPMSSIGG; encoded by the coding sequence ATGCTCATCGACACCTACGACCGGGTCGCCACCGACCTTCGTGTCTCCCTGACCGACAAATGCAATCTCCGCTGCACCTACTGCATGCCCGAAGAGGGACTCCAGTGGCTCGGCAAGAGCGAGCTGCTCAGCGACGAGGAGATCGTCCGGCTCGTCCGGATCAGCGTCGAGCTGCTCGGCATCACCGAGGTGCGGTTCACCGGTGGCGAGCCCCTGCTCCGCCCCGGCCTGGTGGGCATCGTCGAGCAGTGCGCCGCTCTGACGCCCCGCCCCAGGATGTCCCTCACCACCAACGGCATCGGGCTGGGGCGCACCGCCGCCGCCCTCAGGGCCGCCGGGCTCGACCGGGTCAACGTCTCCCTGGACACCCTGCGGCCGGACGTCTTCAAGACGCTGACCCGCCGCGACCGCCACCGGGACGTGCTGGACGGACTCGCCGCCGCGCACGAGGCGGGCCTCGCCCCCGTCAAGGTCAACTCCGTGCTGATGCCCGGACTCAACGATGACGAGGCCCCCGAACTCCTCGCCTGGGCCGTCGAGCACGGCTACGAACTCCGCTTCATCGAGCAGATGCCACTGGACGCCCAGCACGGCTGGAAGCGCGACGGAATGATCACCGCCGGTGACATCCTCGCCTCGCTGCGCACCCGCTTCACGCTCACCGCCGAGGACGACGGGGCACGCGGCTCCGCCCCCGCGGAACGCTGGACCGTGGACGGCGGCCCGCACCGCGTCGGGGTCATCGCCTCGGTGACCCGTCCGTTCTGCCGGGCCTGCGACCGCACCCGGCTCACCGCCGACGGACAGGTCCGCACCTGCCTCTTCGCCCGCGAGGAGACCGACCTGCGGACCGCGCTGCGCTCCGGCGCGGCGGACGAGGAGATCGCCCGGCTCTGGCGCGTCGCCATGTGGGGCAAGAAGGCGGGCTCGGGCCTGGACGACCCGTCGTTCCTCCAGCCCGACCGGCCGATGTCGTCGATCGGCGGCTGA
- a CDS encoding DUF3099 domain-containing protein yields the protein MRGKRDDAEVFRITGARQGLADDVRGRQRRYVISMSVRTVSVILAAVLWNVERHISMVALALGLLLPYVAVVVANAGRENAPSLPSTFVPAPVRPALEPGSGVAAGASADPGTGAGNHAGTGADSAFGADGRPRYPHEHG from the coding sequence ATGAGGGGCAAGCGGGACGACGCGGAGGTCTTCCGGATCACGGGGGCCCGGCAGGGACTGGCCGACGACGTGCGCGGCCGGCAGCGACGGTACGTGATCTCGATGTCCGTGCGGACGGTGTCGGTGATCCTCGCGGCCGTCCTCTGGAACGTCGAGCGGCACATCTCGATGGTGGCGCTGGCCCTGGGCCTGCTGCTGCCGTACGTGGCAGTGGTCGTCGCCAACGCGGGCCGGGAGAACGCCCCTTCACTGCCGTCCACCTTCGTGCCCGCACCCGTGCGGCCTGCTCTGGAGCCGGGGTCCGGGGTGGCAGCCGGCGCCTCGGCCGACCCGGGAACGGGGGCCGGGAACCACGCCGGAACGGGCGCGGACAGCGCCTTCGGCGCGGACGGTCGCCCCCGGTATCCGCACGAGCACGGATGA
- a CDS encoding GlsB/YeaQ/YmgE family stress response membrane protein, whose protein sequence is MSWLWAIIVGLVLGLIAKAILPGKQDIPLWLTTVFGIIGSILGNAVAAWIGVEDTKGIDWIRHVLQLIGAVAVVGVGDVVWQSIRGHGKQRT, encoded by the coding sequence ATGAGCTGGTTGTGGGCGATCATCGTGGGCCTGGTGCTGGGGCTGATCGCGAAGGCGATCCTGCCCGGCAAGCAGGACATCCCTCTGTGGCTGACGACCGTGTTCGGCATCATCGGCAGCATCCTCGGTAACGCCGTCGCGGCGTGGATCGGCGTCGAGGACACCAAAGGCATCGACTGGATCCGGCACGTGCTCCAGTTGATCGGCGCGGTGGCGGTGGTCGGTGTCGGTGACGTCGTCTGGCAGTCGATCCGAGGCCACGGCAAACAGAGGACCTGA